From a single Phaenicophaeus curvirostris isolate KB17595 chromosome 8, BPBGC_Pcur_1.0, whole genome shotgun sequence genomic region:
- the PRKAA2 gene encoding 5'-AMP-activated protein kinase catalytic subunit alpha-2 isoform X3, producing MAEKQKHDGRVKIGHYVLGDTLGVGTFGKVKVGEHQLTGHKVAVKILNRQKIRSLDVVGKIKREIQNLKLFRHPHIIKLYQVISTPTDFFMVMEYVSGGELFDYICKHGRVEEAEARRLFQQILSAVDYCHRHMVVHRDLKPENVLLDAHMNAKIADFGLSNMMSDGEFLRTSCGSPNYAAPEVISGRLYAGPEVDIWSCGVILYALLCGTLPFDDEHVPTLFKKIRGGVFYIPEYLNRSVATLLMHMLQVDPLKRATIKDIREHEWFKEELPSYLFPEDPSYDATVIDDDAVREVCEKFECTESEVMNSLYSGDPQDQLAVAYHLVIDNRRIMNQASEFYLASSPPTGSFMDDSTMHIPPGVKPHPERMPPLIADSPKARCPLDALNTTKPKPLTVKKAKWHLGIRSQSKPYDIMAEVYRAMKQLDFEWKVGSSGAS from the exons ATGGCCGAGAAGCAGAAGCACGACGGGCGGGTGAAGATCGGCCACTACGTGCTGGGAGACACGCTGGGGGTCGGCACCTTCGGCAAAGTCAAGG TTGGTGAACACCAGCTGACAGGTCACAAAGTAGCAGTAAAAATACTCAACAGACAGAAGATACGCAGCCTGGATGTGGTTGGGAAGATCAAACGAGAAATTCAAAACCTTAAACTCTTCCGGCATCCTCATATTATCAAACT GTACCAGGTCATCAGCACACCAACGGACTTCTTCATGGTCATGGAATACGTATCTGGCGGTGAATTATTTGATTACATCTGTAAGCACGGACGT GTTGAAGAGGCAGAAGCTCGACGCCTTTTCCAGCAGATTCTCTCTGCGGTGGATTACTGCCACAGACACATGGTTGTCCACCGAGACCTGAAACCAGAGAACGTGCTGCTGGATGCACACATGAATGCAAAGATAGCTGATTTTG GATTATCCAACATGATGTCAGATGGTGAATTTCTGCGCACCAGCTGTGGTTCCCCGAATTATGCAGCCCCCGAAGTCATCTCTGGAAG GCTGTATGCTGGCCCTGAGGTGGACATCTGGAGCTGCGGTGTTATCCTTTATGCCCTTCTCTGCGGCACTCTGCCTTTTGATGATGAGCACGTCCCCACCCTCTTCAAGAAGATCCGGGGAGGTGTGTTTTACATCCCTGAATACCTCAATCGCTCCGTTGCCACTCTTCTTATGCACATGCTGCAGGTTGACCCCCTCAAGCGAGCAACCATCAAGGACATCAG GGAACATGAGTGGTTTAAGGAGGAGCTGCCCAGTTACCTGTTCCCAGAGGACCCTTCCTATGATGCCACCGTCATTGATGATGATGCGGTTCGGGAAGTTTGTGAGAAGTTTGAATGCACAGAGTCAGAGGTGATGAATAGCCTGTACAGTGGTGACCCTCAGGACCAGCTGGCTGTGGCTTACCACCTCGTCATTGACAACCGGAGGATCATGAACCAAGCCAGCGAGTTCTACCTTGCCTCCAGCCCGCCCACCGGCTCCTTCATGGACGACAGCACCATGCACATCCCTCCTGGCGTGAAGCCGCACCCCGAACGGATGCCACCGTTGATAGCAGACAGCCCCAAAGCCCGATGTCCTTTGGATGCCCTCAACACCACAAAGCCGAAACCCTTGACTGTCAAAAAGGCCAAGTGGCACCTGGGAATCCGCAGCCAAAGCAAACCCTATGACATTATGGCCGAGGTGTACCGTGCTATGAAACAGCTGGACTTTGAGTGGAAGGTAGGGAGTTCTGGTGCTTCGTGA